Sequence from the Leptospira johnsonii genome:
GACTATAGAATGTCCGTAAGTCTCTCTTCCATTTAGATGAGTTCCGGTTTGGGCCGGTGCGAATATGAAACATTGGTTTTCGATAGCCCTTGCTCTCAATAGAATTTCCCAATGAGCCTGTCCGGTGATCTTAGTAAACGCGGAAGGAACAAAAATTATTTCTGCATCCTTCTTTACGATCTCTCGAAACAATTCCGGAAAGCGCAGATCGTAACAGATCACCGAGGAAATATTTCCAAGTTCCGGGCTTTTGTATGTTTCCGGAATGGTCTGGCCGGATTCCACAGTTCTGGATTCTCTGTATTCTATCCCGTCACCGGGATCGGTATCGAATAAATGGATCTTATGATATTCGAATTTTTCTTTTCCATCCGGTCCGAAGATGATAGAAGTATTGAAAACTTTTCCGTTCGGAGCGGGGTTTGGAAATCCACCGGCAAGAATTGTTATATTCAGTTTTTTTGAAATATCAGAAAGAAGATTTACGGTTTTATTTCTGATCTCTTCTGCTCTTTCTAACTTCTCCTTTTCAGATCCTAAAAAAGGAAAATTTTCAGGAAGACCGACGAGCTTTGCACCTTCGGAAGCTGCCTCACGGATGAAGTTCTCGCATTTTTGCAGATTCAGATCCACATCGGATCCGCTGTTTAATTGGACCAGTCCTAAAAGAAAACGGTGCATAGGCTCAGTATTCCAGATCCTCCGACAAAATGCAAAATGATATTCGTTACATTCTGCTTGTCTAAGCTCCTTCCCCGCAAAATTTAGTAGAAGTTATGGCATTCGCCCTGAAAGAATTCAAATCCATCCAAACCTTTTACTCCGAAAAAAAACATAAGGAGAATGTTTGGGCCCTCGTTTATTTGCTCTTGAGATATTTAAGCAGCGGAGAAGGGGCCATCCAAGCAGTCCAGACTTCCTGGTTACAAGGCCTTCCGGAGAATTTGTCGGAACAAGACAAGAAAGAAGCTTCTGAAAAAGTTTTAGAACTTGCGGACCTTCTTCTGGAAGCATTGAGGTCTTGGAGAGATTTAGCGGATGAAGAAGGGTCCGAATCCGTAATGGAAGATGTGTTGGAGCTCGGACAAGCGGTTTTAATAGAAAGCAAAGAAATGGGAGAATTTTCCCAACTTGTCCGAGAAGAATCCTTGGATGTTATCTCCGATCTTTGTTTGGTCTGCGGGGTAGAGATTCCGAAAGCAGGTTATAAAAAAATAGATCTTTCTGCTTTTGACGATTCCGATATTGCGGAAGAAGTCGAAGAATGGATCATCGCACTTTCTTCTTTCGAAAAAGCAGAAGAGGCTTCCGACTTGGAAGATGGTTTTTTAGTTCTTTTTGTAAAGGTTTTCTTGTTTTATATTTTCTTTAAGTAGAAGGTTCGCAGGAATGTTGGTTCCGGCGGATTCTAATTTCTACTCTTATAGATTTGTAAAAATATCTTTTACCGCAGTGACAACATCTTCGATGTCCCCGTCGGTCATTCCAGCAAATAGAGGAAGAGAAAGAGTTCTCTTATACATCGCGTCCGCGTTCGGATAATTTTTTCTTTCGTATCCGAATCTTTGGTAGAAAGGATGCTCGTATAGGGGAATAAAATGAAGACTGGAGCCTATATTTCGTTTTTGTAATTCAGAGCAAAGAATGTCTCGATTGATCTTTCCTGGAACAGTATCCACTTCTACTCTAAATAGATGCCAAGAATGTTCTCCGTCTATCGCAGGTAGAGGAAGATGTAAAAAAGGCAAATCTGCAAATTCGGAGCGGTAAATTTCGGCGATTTGGATCCTTCTTCTCCAAAGATCCTCCGCTTCTGCAAGCTGCACAAGACCTAAAGCCGCAGCGATATCACTCATATTGTATTTGAATCCTGGAGAAACCACTTCGTAGTACCAGCCCGGACGTCCGTAAGTTTCTCTGTTGATCCCATGAAGTCTCATCAACTTCATTCTTTCTGCGAAGT
This genomic interval carries:
- a CDS encoding carbon-nitrogen hydrolase family protein, whose protein sequence is MHRFLLGLVQLNSGSDVDLNLQKCENFIREAASEGAKLVGLPENFPFLGSEKEKLERAEEIRNKTVNLLSDISKKLNITILAGGFPNPAPNGKVFNTSIIFGPDGKEKFEYHKIHLFDTDPGDGIEYRESRTVESGQTIPETYKSPELGNISSVICYDLRFPELFREIVKKDAEIIFVPSAFTKITGQAHWEILLRARAIENQCFIFAPAQTGTHLNGRETYGHSIVVDPWGNILGDAGEGEKLLLTEIDLEEVQKVRKKIPALKHRQIHS